The genome window GTTGTAGAAGGCGCGCTCGGACGAGGTCTAGGAGCTGTAGATACGGTAGACTTCGCCGTGGTAGTGGTattggttgttgatgatgttgctgctgccctGGTAGGTGCTGGAGTAACAGATTTTGCAGGACGAGCTAGCTGCTCCTCGGCCTTTCGCTTGATTCCAGAAACCAGAGGTTTGCGCTCTGAAGCGCCATCTCGAGGGACGTTAACCGGTTTGCGGACCTCGGTCTTAGCATTTGAAGAGGTTACAGGAGGCGACGGTGAGGCAGAGGTGGGGGGGATTGGAGACGGTTTACCCGTCTCGATAGACGAAAGAACGGAATCGAGAAACTGTCGTATGATCAGCAAAAGCCATCAAACAGCAGCCATCCATAGAGTCCTTACACTCATTTTGTCACCTAGTAGGCAAAGAAAGCGCCAAAAGCTATCGAATATGAGTAGTCACGAAGGGGGGTAGTTTCACCGTCGGTGGTTAGTATGACGGGGTACCTTCATGACTTGTTGCGGAACCACTAAAAATCGATCGTTTTCAGATTAGAGATAAGCCAAATTCACGTCTTAGTGCCAGGCATAAAGCACGACGTGAATTAAGGCCCAAAGCCGATGCCAACAAAGCGATAGCTGGATACAACGAGGTCGACCAGATAAAGCCGCCGGGCAAAAACGGTGCAAGAAGTCGCCATCCTGTCTTCTAGAAGCAGCGACCCCACGTGACCGGGGCCCAAGGCATGGGAGTTACCGCATGCGCCACGCCCGCTCGCTTAGCCGGAACTAGCACGATCTGCACTAGCCACAACCCACCAGCCGCATCGCacttttcttgattttcaaCTTCGGATTccatttctctctttttccgtCCATCACATCGCTCAACCCCCAGCGAACTCGACGTGTCAGTCTCCGCCCAACTTTGCGGTTAAATCGATTGATTCTCGTGTTCACCACCACAACTGTACGTTGCCCTCTTGATTGCTTCGTTGCGAATTCTCGACAGTACGACCACGATATTCCCGGCGCAGTTGTTCTGACAGGTTATTGTGCAGATTCAAAATGAAGTACCTCGCTGCCTACCTTCTGTTGGCCCTTGCTggcaacaacaccccctccGCTGAGGACATCAAGTCCGTCCTCTCCGCCGTCGGCATCGACGCTGAGGAGGAGCGCCTCCAGAAGCTCCTTGCTGAGCTTGAGGGCAAGGACCTCCAGGAGGTTAGTTAACGCCCATATGAATTTTACCAAGAATTGCGATTTACGAGATGGAATACTGACGATGATTTTTCTACTACAACAGCTCATCTCCGAGGGTACCCAGAAGCTCGCTTCCGTTCCCTCCGGtggtgccgctgccgctgctgctgcccccgCTGCCGGTGGCGCCGCTGCTGAGGCTCCcgctgaggagaagaaggaggaggccgcTGAGGAGTCCGATGAGGACATGGGCTTCGGTCTCTTCGACTAAGCGCCTTCACTCCGAACACCGAGAAAAACGTAACAGTTCGTGGGGGCACAGAAATCTGGCGGTTATTTTCAGTCTAGGGAGGAAAATTACCCATTGGTCCAGTCAAGCCGGTGTTTGCCAGGCTTTTCTGATGCAGTTACGAATTATGCATGCGTGAGCTGGAAAGAGCTTTAGCCAATACAGATTCTCTGACCTCCCGATTGATTGAGTGACATTACATTTCGTAGAACGTACGTAGTATGGGATTCTTTGCGCGGGTTTCTCTGTAACTACTAGATACGCTTtttaatactactaccaaaAACGGTAAGTGCTGGTCGAAATTTATAGAAGAGACCATTGAAATCATTACAACAAGCCAATAAGCTCCGACAGAACCACGATTTCAAGCCCAATCGATAATTAATCCATTGATAGTCCATAGATACCCCATACAAATCTTTAGGGCAGCTGGACCGGCGGCCCTATAGATGGGTTCCCAAAGCGGCCTAGTGTAGTAGGGTCGCAACCCTAGACGGGTCGCTTAGACGAGGCTCCAGCCCACCTCCCAACCCAGCGCAGAGGCACAAGAGACGCCCGACGTACGTTCATCAGCGACACGACACGACAACCCATCGTCCTTTCGCTTTTCGAGACCCGTTCGGAAAGCGACCTTGAGAGGAACACCGCAAAAATGGCTGACGAGCACTACGTGAGTTTTCCGATATCAGAATACATGTCAAAGAGGACTAGGAAGAGTTTGAACTAACGTTATCTTGCCTATAGAACGCCGAGGAGGCTGCCGGTACGTTTGAATTTTTCACCTGAATCACCTTTCCCTATCCTGGACCCCGGAAACAGAGACGAATTCGCGTTGTGGGATACGGTATTTGGTTGGATCTGCGATATAATATGGATATATTTCGATGATGCGACACTGGAAGTTTTTCACGAAGGGATGGGGGGCAACGGACCGAATTCTCTGTCGACGTTTCTATTCTTGCTTTTTACCCGCACACCAACTACGAGAACCACGCAGCAATGAAGTGAAGGGGATATAAGGCGCTGACGTATCCGGGATacagagatcaagaagagaagacagTTCCGCAAGTTCACCTACCGCGGAATTGACCTCGACCAGTACGTTTCACCATGAACATCTATCATACCCACACTGCACTCCGATCCGACGGCCTCGACTCCGAACGAGCAATTTCAGCAATATGGACATTTATGGATATTTGCGGAATATCCTCGTGGGAGTCGACGGCCGAAGGAAGCAATATATCACACTATCGAAAGAACCGAAATGAGATGATATGGAATGAAAATCTGACCTGTATATCTGCACAGGCTCCTCGACCTCTCCTCCGAACAGCTCCGTGATGTCGTTCACGCCCGCGCTCGTCGTCGCTTCAACCGCGGTCTGAAGCGCAAGCCCATGGGTCTCATCAAGAAGCTCCGCAAGGCCAAGCAGGAGGCTCGCCCCAACGAGAAGCCCGACCTCGTCAAGACCCACCTCCGTGACATGATCGTTGTCCCCGAGATGATCGGCAGCGTCATCGGTATCTACTCCGGTAAGGAGTTCAACCAGATCGAAGTCAAGCCCGAGATGGTTGGCCACTACCTGGGTGAATTCTCTATCTCCTAGTACGTATaccacttttttttccccgaTAGCAGAAATAGGTGAATATGGGTATGTCTAACAACCACACAGCAAGCCCGTCAAGCACGGTCGTCCCGGTATCGGTGCCACCCACTCTTCCCGTTTCATTCCCCTCAagtaaagaagaaaagctttATTGGATGGAGTGTCTCGTcgtgtggaggaggaactcAGGCGTACGGAATGTTGCTGGGAGGATCTACGGataaaggaaaaaaagaattcaAAACTGGATGGATACCCATATGGCATTTCTTTGGGTTCTCATCTTCTTACCTTGTATGTCCAAGTGCGGGTCAGCTGTTTGCATCTCAATATAAAGGTCTTGTCGGCAATCATGAGAACGAAAAAAGATAacaaaaaacaaagaaagaaacccaaCCGGATCCTTCCTAAATGTTTTTTACGATCCAAGCCCTGGAgatgggagaggggggtgcgAGCGCAGAGGCTAAGTAGGCTTTGCTGTCTTCGGCAGTCCAGTCTAATTTTAACGATTTCAACTTTTCATCATTTTCACTCGTTAAGGTACTCGTGTAGACATAAACCATCATccccttcaacatcaaccgTTACACTActcttaattatatactaaaCCCCAACTCCCTAACTACCTTATCCACCTTCCCCCACTCCCTCccaatctccctctccaactcccTCGAACCCCTCGGATCCAACCCCGCAGCAACAAACTCGCCCCTCACAGCCCGAAattccctcttcaccaaccTCCAAAACCCAGGCCCTGTTCCCCCGGTgccctccatccccaccaacGCCGCCAACACCGACCAAATAATCAGATTAAAATTCACCTCGTACTTCTCTAACGCAACCtcctcaccagcagcagccccacCAGTAAATTCCACTTCAACGCCCTGCGACAAATGAATCGCCAACCTAGCCAACACCCACGCATGCAACAACCGGATGGGATGGCCCTTGAGCGGGTACACCACGGGATCGACGACACGGTATCGGGCCGCGGCGTAAGCGAAGGCCGATTTGTATTTCTGTTGGGCGAGGAGGGGCGTGATGAGTtcgtcgaggagggagatggagggttgggttgttgcggggatggaggtggttcGGAGGGTGGTGAGCGCTTTAAGGATGGATTGGGCGGGGTTCTCCTCTGAAGTAGATAGAGATTGGAGGATGTCGTAGGCTTCTTGCTGTGCTGGGTGTAGAGTCGTTGCTGTTGGCGAAGCTGCTTCTGAGGTACATTTCGAGCAGTGGCAGGTAAAGTAGTATCGGGATTGGAGGTTATGTTGGCGAATTGGATAGGGGTCTGTTACGTCTATGTAAGTGATGAAGATTTGCTCGTCCTTTTGAATGGGTCGGATGGCTTTGATGTGTAGGTTCGGACCATCGAAACTGACGGCGGCGTTGTGGTCACAGCTGtggttgaagatggcggCGTAGGGGTGGAGGTAGACGCCGAGACGGTCGTAGACGGCGTTGGTGAGATTGAAGGAGTTGAGGTCGAGCTGAAGAGGATGTGAGTTGTGTGTTCAAAAgggtatgtatatgtataaCGTTGTGTGTGGGTGGATGTATGTACGTACCTTAGCTCCCATAGCAGATATGACCTCTTCACTCATCTCCGTACCAGAGTAGGCCTTGATCGCCTTCGAGGAAAGGGATATACGCTCCCAATGTGACGCACTCTCGTCACGAATGTCCTTGATATGAGTTTCAAGCTGTAAGAACTGATCCAGCTCCTCGTCGGAGTACTTTTGGCGTTCGCTGCGCAAGACCATGCGGAGCACGGCTCGTGCGTTGATAGGTAGAATACGAGGCTTCAATTTCTGATAGATGGTACATTCGAAAGAGTGGCCCAGTTTCCAGTCCTTTGCTTGACATGTCTGCAAGAGAGGAGTTAGTGATGGTGTTCTGAGAGTGCGGAGGGCAGTTTTTCGGACCTTATCACAGTACTTCACAACACCACATCCTCTGCACCCTTTTAAAGCAatcccttcctcttcgagCTGTCTTTGACCAAAGCAGCCGGAACACACTTCTCCTAGGTGTTCTGTGTCTAGGACTGCCACGAATGGAACGGGGATGTGTAGCACGTCTTCGCCAACGGCAATGTCTGTCGAGGCGAAGAGGCCTCGTCCTAGACCACCTGGGGCGGGCTGGGGTGTGGTTTTTATGTTCATTGGATCTTGTGGGTTTCCATGTACAAGTCTGGAGTATTGGTTGGATTGCTCGAGGCAGGATAATTGGTTGGTAGGGTCCTGTAGTTGTATATCATCGAagttatagaattatttccCTTTTCGTCTAAGCTTGGCGTGGACGAGCTCGGAATGGAAAAATGTTTCTACTCGAGGATATCCTTCTATACAATTAAACTGTGGTACGTTGCTGTTCAAAACGTAATAAGATGGAAATCGAAGTAGTATGATGCTAGCATAGATTACGCATACTGTGTCAAGCTCAAGGTTGTCCGTGACGCCAGAGACCGGGTTTCCTCTACTTGTGTGGCCGAGTCAACCGCCTCGCAGGCCAACTTTGGTGGATTACTTCTCTCAATCATGATGGCAAAGAGCAGTAAATTATAGTGTTAATCTATGATAATCACATAATAATACAACTGCAACAAGTACAAAGCACGGAATTGGCCAAGATCATATCAGAAATCGAAATTGGATATAATTGACAGGCTATACTACATACAACTAGAATCAAGAATAATTGACCTTTCGCTCAAGCACAAAGCCGGCCTACAAACCTATAGACTGCGAAGCAGAAGGCAACAGAAGGAATCATCCACAAGGCCAACAAACCAGAAAAAGATAATCACAGAGCGCATGACCGTATTCCTCATATCGCCTTTTTTAGAGACGGAGTAAACATATCTATCAACATGAAGCCTTATCCGCTACGCCAAACACGGCGGCTTTTCTGTGCCTGGAAAGATGAACGAACACAAAACCGTGATTATATCTATGAAATCAAACTTTTCGTCCTTTTGGTGGGTAAACTTGCGTTTACAGCAGCTTGCCGCCGGTGAAGTCGGACCAGGTGCGGACCTCGGAAGGAATGCCATCGGGACGGGGCAGCTTCTCGCTCATGGCCTGGGCGAAGAGGAGGGCAGTCTAGAAGGAACAGTTAGCATCAAAACAAgtagagaggaagaggaacggGTTGCATACCTTGGTCTCCATGAAGAGAGGAACGCCGAAGTCAACGGCGTTACGTCTCATGACATAGTCCTCATCGAGGAGGGACTTGCCACGGGTCTTGGCAAGGTTGAAAGTACCACGGATGTTGTACTTCTGGAAGACTTCACGCAGAGCACGCTTGTCCTGCTTGGGGAACTCAATGACCTGCACGGGAACCTTGGTAGCAGCCTCAAGGTGCTCCTTGACAGCGGGGCTAGCAGCGAAGAACTTGAAGTCGAGGGGCTTGAGGTACTCGACAATCTGGGCCAGGGCAGGGTTGGTGATATCACCGCCGAGCAGGATACCCTCACCAGCCTCAGGGCAACGGAAGTTCATGGTAGCCTGCAGGGAAGCCCAGTAGGCTTCAACGACATCCTTACCGAAGCAAGCAATCTCACCAGTACTGGCCATCTCGACACCGAGGAAAGGATCGGCACCAGCAAGACGGGTCCAGCTGAACTGGGGAACCTTGGTAGCGAGGTAATCGCGCTTGACCTTCATGAGGTCAACAGGCTCAGGGACGTCACGGCCAACCAGAGCCTTGGTAGCAACATCGATGAAGTTGGTACCCAGGACCTTGCTGACGAAGGGGAAGGAGCGGGAGGCACGAAGGTTGCACTCAATGACCTTCAGCTCAGGCTCAGCACCCTCCAGATCAGCCTTGATGATCTGCATGTTGAAGGGACCGGTGATGTTCCAGGCCTTGGCGACCTTCTCGGCAATGTCCTTAACGCGGTTCATGACAGACTCCTCCAGATTGGCGGGGGGGAGGACGAGGGTGGCATCACCGGAGTGAACACCAGCAGGCTCAACGTGCTCACTGACGGCGTGGAGCAGAAGCTTGCCGTTGGAAGCGACAGCGTCAACGTCAATCTCCTGGGCACCCTCAATGAACTTGGTGATGACAACGGGGTGGTCGGGGGAGACGGCACTAGCGTTGaggagcttctccttgagcTCATCGACGCTGTAGATGACGTTCATGGCAGCACCAGACAGGACGTAACTGGGACGAACCAGGACAGGGTAGCCAACAGTCTCAGCGAAGCGCTCAGCCTCGGCGACGGAGGTAAGCTCCTTCCAGGCGGGCTGGTCAACACCAATGCTGTCCAGGATCTGAGAGAACTTGTGACGGTCCTCAGCACGGTCAATGTCCTTGGGGTCAGTTCCGAGAACGTGAGCACCACCAGTCTCCTGGAGGCGGAGAGCAATGTTCTGAGGAAGCTGACCACCGACAGAGACGACAACACCGCTGGCGCTCTCGAGCTCGTAGATATCCATGACACGCTCGTAGCTGAGTTCTTCGAAGTAGAGCTTGTCAGCGGTATCGAAGTCAGTGGAGTAGGTCTCGGGGTTGTAGTTGATCATGACAGTCTTCTTGCCCATGCCGCGCAGGGAAAGAGTGGCGTTGACAGCACACCAGTCAAACTCAACGGAGCTTCCAATACGGTAGACACCGCTTCCCAGAATGATGACACCGTGATCATCGAAGCTGACATCATGGGAGGTAGCGTTGTAGGTGGTGTAAAGGTAGTTGGTGTCGGCAGGGAACTCGGCGGCGAGGGTGTCGATCTTCTTAACCCAGGGTCTGATACCGAAGGACTTGCGGCGGGCGCGAACGTCGTCCTCAGAGGCGCCAACGAGCTGAGAGATCTGCTTGTCAGAGAAACCaagcttcttggccttcagCAGGATCTCCTTCTGGAGGCCGAAGAGGCTGCCGATGTCCTTGAGCTCGTGGTGGCAGTCAACGATGTTCTGGAGCTTGTACAGGAACCACTTGTCGATCTTGGTCAGCTCGTGAACCTTGTCAACGGAGTAGTTTTCGTGAAGCATAGCCTGGCCAACAGCCAACCAGCGGCGGTCGGTGGGGTTCTTCAGGACTTCGTCAAGGTTCTCGAAGTGGTCACCCTGGAAGCCAACGAAGCGGGGGTCAACCTGGCGGATAGCCTTCTGGAAAGACTCCTCGAAGGTACGACCGATAGCCATGACTTCACCGACGGACTTCATGGCACTGCCAATGTCGCGGTTGACATGCTGGAACTTGCTCAGATCCCACCGGGGGATCTTAGTGACGATGTAGTCCAGACTGGGCTCGAAGTTGGCAGTAGTGGTCTTGGTAACCGCGTTGGGAAGCTCGGGGAGGGTGTGTCCCAGACCGATCTTCGCAGCAGTGTAAGCCAGGGGGTAACCGGTGGCCTTGGAGGCCAGAGCCGAGGAACGAGAAAGACGAGCGTTGACCTCAATGACACGGTAGTCCAGGCCATCGGGCTGCAGAGCGTACTGAACGTTACATTCACCAACGACACCCAGGTGACGGACAATCTTGATAGCAGCGGTACGGAGCATGTGGTACTCCTCATCAGACAGGGTCTGACTGGGAGCAACGACGATACTGTCACCGGTGTGGATACCAAGGGGGTCGAAGTTCTCCATGTTGCAAACAGTGATGCAGTTGTTGTCAGCATCGCGGACAACCTCATACTCGACTTCCTTCCAGCCACGGAGAGACTTCTCGACCAGAATCTGGGGAGAAAGGGTCAGGGAGCGAGAGGACAagttcttcagctcctcgggGTTGGCAGCGAAACCGGAACCCAGACCACCCAGGGCGTAGGCAGAACGGACGATGATGGGGTATCCAACGGTCTCAGCAGCCTTCAGGGCCTCGTCGACGGTGCTGACCGCAATGGATTCGGCGATGGGGATGTTGATCTCGTTCAGGGCCTTGGAGAAAAGATCACGGTCCTCGCTGGTCTCCAGGGTCTTGATGCTGGTTCCCAGAACGCGGACACCGTAGCGCTCGAAGATACCCATGCGGTTCATCTGCACACCCAAGTTCAGGGCGGTCTGACCAccgaaagagaggaagataCCATCGGGTCTCTCCCGCTCAATGACATAGGTGACATACTCGGGGGTAACGGGGAGGTAGTACACTTCATCCGCGAGCTTGTGATCGGTCTGAATCGTCGCAATGTTGGGGTTGATCAGGACGGACTGGACACCGGCCTCCTTGAGGGCCTTGAGAGCCTGAGAACCTATTGAAGAAAATTAGAGTTAGTAACTGTCTCACAAAATTACCTTGACCAATTAAATCCAATTCCTTTTTTTACCCCATG of Aspergillus luchuensis IFO 4308 DNA, chromosome 7, nearly complete sequence contains these proteins:
- the aspf8 gene encoding ribosomal protein P2 (COG:J;~EggNog:ENOG410PRUB;~InterPro:IPR044076,IPR027534,IPR001859,IPR038716;~PFAM:PF00428;~SECRETED:SignalP(1-20);~go_component: GO:0005840 - ribosome [Evidence IEA];~go_component: GO:0022625 - cytosolic large ribosomal subunit [Evidence IEA];~go_function: GO:0003735 - structural constituent of ribosome [Evidence IEA];~go_process: GO:0002182 - cytoplasmic translational elongation [Evidence IEA];~go_process: GO:0006412 - translation [Evidence IEA];~go_process: GO:0006414 - translational elongation [Evidence IEA]), coding for MKYLAAYLLLALAGNNTPSAEDIKSVLSAVGIDAEEERLQKLLAELEGKDLQELISEGTQKLASVPSGGAAAAAAAPAAGGAAAEAPAEEKKEEAAEESDEDMGFGLFD
- the RPS15 gene encoding 40S ribosomal protein uS19 (BUSCO:EOG092658SK;~COG:J;~EggNog:ENOG410PIWK;~InterPro:IPR002222,IPR005713,IPR020934,IPR023575;~PFAM:PF00203;~go_component: GO:0005840 - ribosome [Evidence IEA];~go_component: GO:0015935 - small ribosomal subunit [Evidence IEA];~go_function: GO:0003723 - RNA binding [Evidence IEA];~go_function: GO:0003735 - structural constituent of ribosome [Evidence IEA];~go_process: GO:0006412 - translation [Evidence IEA]) gives rise to the protein MADEHYNAEEAAEIKKRRQFRKFTYRGIDLDQLLDLSSEQLRDVVHARARRRFNRGLKRKPMGLIKKLRKAKQEARPNEKPDLVKTHLRDMIVVPEMIGSVIGIYSGKEFNQIEVKPEMVGHYLGEFSISYKPVKHGRPGIGATHSSRFIPLK
- the CPA2 gene encoding carbamoyl-phosphate synthase (glutamine-hydrolyzing) CPA2 (COG:F;~EggNog:ENOG410PH1U;~InterPro:IPR011607,IPR036914,IPR036897,IPR011761, IPR016185,IPR005479,IPR005483,IPR013815,IPR005480, IPR006275;~PFAM:PF02786,PF02222,PF07478,PF02787;~go_function: GO:0005524 - ATP binding [Evidence IEA];~go_function: GO:0046872 - metal ion binding [Evidence IEA];~go_process: GO:0006807 - nitrogen compound metabolic process [Evidence IEA]), coding for MVLATRCGQATSALLRQRCLAESRRSTLALRPFSSQTTAHSTASSLRLAKAPSPWRPQQLRSFSSALRRLASETSNAPSADSYLASGLVKPGSKLVDVKKVLVIGSGGLSIGQAGEFDYSGSQALKALKEAGVQSVLINPNIATIQTDHKLADEVYYLPVTPEYVTYVIERERPDGIFLSFGGQTALNLGVQMNRMGIFERYGVRVLGTSIKTLETSEDRDLFSKALNEINIPIAESIAVSTVDEALKAAETVGYPIIVRSAYALGGLGSGFAANPEELKNLSSRSLTLSPQILVEKSLRGWKEVEYEVVRDADNNCITVCNMENFDPLGIHTGDSIVVAPSQTLSDEEYHMLRTAAIKIVRHLGVVGECNVQYALQPDGLDYRVIEVNARLSRSSALASKATGYPLAYTAAKIGLGHTLPELPNAVTKTTTANFEPSLDYIVTKIPRWDLSKFQHVNRDIGSAMKSVGEVMAIGRTFEESFQKAIRQVDPRFVGFQGDHFENLDEVLKNPTDRRWLAVGQAMLHENYSVDKVHELTKIDKWFLYKLQNIVDCHHELKDIGSLFGLQKEILLKAKKLGFSDKQISQLVGASEDDVRARRKSFGIRPWVKKIDTLAAEFPADTNYLYTTYNATSHDVSFDDHGVIILGSGVYRIGSSVEFDWCAVNATLSLRGMGKKTVMINYNPETYSTDFDTADKLYFEELSYERVMDIYELESASGVVVSVGGQLPQNIALRLQETGGAHVLGTDPKDIDRAEDRHKFSQILDSIGVDQPAWKELTSVAEAERFAETVGYPVLVRPSYVLSGAAMNVIYSVDELKEKLLNASAVSPDHPVVITKFIEGAQEIDVDAVASNGKLLLHAVSEHVEPAGVHSGDATLVLPPANLEESVMNRVKDIAEKVAKAWNITGPFNMQIIKADLEGAEPELKVIECNLRASRSFPFVSKVLGTNFIDVATKALVGRDVPEPVDLMKVKRDYLATKVPQFSWTRLAGADPFLGVEMASTGEIACFGKDVVEAYWASLQATMNFRCPEAGEGILLGGDITNPALAQIVEYLKPLDFKFFAASPAVKEHLEAATKVPVQVIEFPKQDKRALREVFQKYNIRGTFNLAKTRGKSLLDEDYVMRRNAVDFGVPLFMETKTALLFAQAMSEKLPRPDGIPSEVRTWSDFTGGKLL
- a CDS encoding S-adenosylmethionine-dependent methyltransferase (COG:B;~EggNog:ENOG410PP8F;~InterPro:IPR001214,IPR002893;~PFAM:PF01753,PF00856;~go_function: GO:0005515 - protein binding [Evidence IEA]), which translates into the protein MNIKTTPQPAPGGLGRGLFASTDIAVGEDVLHIPVPFVAVLDTEHLGEVCSGCFGQRQLEEEGIALKGCRGCGVVKYCDKTCQAKDWKLGHSFECTIYQKLKPRILPINARAVLRMVLRSERQKYSDEELDQFLQLETHIKDIRDESASHWERISLSSKAIKAYSGTEMSEEVISAMGAKLDLNSFNLTNAVYDRLGVYLHPYAAIFNHSCDHNAAVSFDGPNLHIKAIRPIQKDEQIFITYIDVTDPYPIRQHNLQSRYYFTCHCSKCTSEAASPTATTLHPAQQEAYDILQSLSTSEENPAQSILKALTTLRTTSIPATTQPSISLLDELITPLLAQQKYKSAFAYAAARYRVVDPVVYPLKGHPIRLLHAWVLARLAIHLSQGVEVEFTGGAAAGEEVALEKYEVNFNLIIWSVLAALVGMEGTGGTGPGFWRLVKREFRAVRGEFVAAGLDPRGSRELEREIGREWGKVDKVVRELGFSI